AGTGCACACAGAAATAACTCCCAGCACGGACGAATCCGTGCTGGGAGTTCTGTAAAGCCGACCTGGGCGGTCATGTGAACTGCCCATCGTGTCCGAGGGGGGACTTGAACCCCCACGCCCGATAAAGGGCACTAGCACCTCAAGCTAGCGCGTCTGCCATTCCGCCACCCGGACGAGTGGTCGAACCTCGGCGTTTCCGCCGGGCGACGTAATGAACGATACCAGGGCTCAGGGGTGCTCTTCACCCGCATATCCCATGGTCCGGGGCGCGACGGGGGCGGTGCGTGGAGGGTTCGGGCGGCACCGTACGCTCCTGCGGGGCGCGGTGGAGCGTACGGTGCCGGGGGCGCGCCGCACTCAGGCGGCCTTCGGCTCCTGGGAGATCCGGACCGTGTTGCCCGAGGGGTCGCGGAACGCGCAGTCGCGTGGGCCCCAGGGCTGGTCGATGGGCTCCTGGAGCACTTCGGCGCCGGCCGACCGTACCTTCTCGAAGGTCGCGTCGACGTCGTCGGTGCGGAAGACGATCTGGGTCAGGACGCCCTTGGTGAGCAGCTCCTGGAGGGCGTCGCCGTCGGCCTTCGAGCGGCCGGCGTGCGGTTCCGAGAGGACGAGTTCCAGGCCCGGCTGGGTCGGGCTGCCGAGGGTGACCCAGCGGAACCCGCCCGAGGCGACGTCGTTGCGGACCTCCAGGCCGAGCGCGTCACGGTAGAAGGTGAGCGCCTCGTCGGGGTCGTTGACAGTGATGTGCGAGTACTGGAGTGCGATGGTCATGCCCTCAACGCTAGGCCGCGGCTTCGGGACCCGCTTCTCGAATCCTGCTCGGTGTGTGTCTGGTGGGGCGGGTGAGCACCTTCGCCAGACAGGCGGGCATCGCCGTGACGGCACCGTGTTCGCGGGCGGCGTACGCGCTCGGCGTCTCCCCCATGATCTCGGTGAAGCGGGAGCTGAATGAGCCGAGGGACGTACAGCCCACCGTCATGCACGCGTCGGTCACGCTCGTGCCCGCGCGCAGCAGCGCCATCGCGCGCTCGATGCGGCGGGTCATGAGATAGCTGTACGGCGTCTCGCCGTAGGCGGCGCGGAACCGCCGCGAGAAGTGCGCGGGCGACATGAGCGCGTGGCGGGCCATCGTGGGCACGTCGAGGGGACGCGCGTACTCGCGGTCGATCAGATCGCGCGCCCGGCGCAGATGCGCGAGGTCGGCGAGATCCTTCGGGTCCATGCCCGCCACGTTACCACCCCGTGGAAACCATGCCTGACCTGCGAGAACGCACCTTGTATGGGAGGAATCGGCTGAGGAGGGGTTCCGAGCGACCTCAGCCGATTCCGGCTCATGGTGAGGGTGGGATTCGAGGTGGGCGCACCGTCACGGCATCAGGTGGTAGTCCGGGAAGTTGCCCGGCGGGCGCTCCCCGTCGGGGCCGTTCGTGACGGCCTTCACGAGCAGTTCGCCGCCGACGAAGGCGCCCCGCCAGGAGTGCCCGAAGCCGCCGAAGAGCTCGTCGCGGTCGCCGCGGGAACGCGGCCGGCCGTGGCCGACCTTGAACGCGCGGATCTGGGGGGACAGCCTGGCGTACGTCTCCGGGTCGTCGGTCGCCAGTGTCGCGGCCAGCGCCCCGTTGGAGGCGTTCATCGCGGCGAGGAGTTCCGCCTCGGTGTCGACCAGGACGATGGTGTCGACCGGGCCGAAGGGCTCCGCGTGGTGCAGCGGCGAGGACGGCGGCGGGCCCAGCAGCGTCACCGGCGCGAGGTACGCGGAGGTGTCCTGGCCGGGCAGGAAGCGCCCGTCCGCGAGCGATCCGTGGTGGATGGGGACCGCGCCGCGGTCGATGGCCTCGGCGACCTGGTCGTCCAGCTCCTTGACCTTGGCCGCGTTGATGAGCGGGCCGAAGTCGAGTTCGGGAAGCGGGTCGTCGGGGTGCTCGACGGCCAGCGGGTGGCCGAGCCGGATGGAGCGGACGGCGGGCAGATAGGCCCCGAGGAAGTCGGCGAAGAGCGAGCGCTGGACGACGAAGCGCGGGTACGCGGTGCAGCGCTGCTTGCCGTAGTCGAACAGCTTGGGGATGACGGCGGTGAGCGCGTCCCAGTCGGAGTGGTTCCAGACGCCCCAGGTGTTGAGGCCCTCCTGTTCGAGGATGTGGCGCTTGCCGAGGTCGGCGACGGTGGTGGCGATACGCGCGCCGGTGTCGCGGCCTCCTACGAAGGAGACGCAGCCGATCTCCGGGGAGCGGACCAGCGCCTCGGAGAGTTCCCCGCCGCTACCGCTGACCAGGGTGAACGGGAGCCCTTCGCGGACGGCGAGCGCGGCGGCCAGGGTGAGGCAGGCGACACCGCCGTCGGTGGGCGCCTTGGCGATCACCGCGTTGCCGGCGAGCGCCTGCACGAGCATGGCGTGGACCAGCACGGACATGGGGTAGTTCCAGCTGGCGATGTTGGAGACCGGGCCCGGCAGCGGGGTGCGGCCCTCCAGCATGGGTTCGACGCCGTCGACGTACCAGCGCACGCCGTCGATGGCGCGGTCGACGTCGGCCTGGGCGAGCCGCCAGGGCTTGCCGATCTCCCAGACGAGGAGGAGGGCGAGCAGCTCGCGGTGTTCGGTCAGGGCGTCGAGCGTGGCGCCGACGCGGGCGCGGCGCTCGGCGAGCGGGACGTGCCGCCAGGCGCGGTGCTGGTCGAGCGAGGCGCGTACGGCCTGCTGGGCGGCCTCGGCGCCGAGCCGCGGCGGCCCGGCGATGGGGCTGCCGTCGACGGCGCTGTAGGCGGGGAGGGTACGGCCGCCGGACTGCCAGGTGGCATCCCAGAGGTTGAGGACGTGGTCCTCCCGGAAGGCCTCGGGCGCGATGGCGAGGCATTGCTGCCAGGCGTCGGACCACGCGGTGCCCGGCTTGAGGATGAGGGTGGGTGCCATTGAGGGTTCTCCGCTCGTAAAGGGGCGGGGCGCGTGAGCGCGGATGCCGGACGAGGTGCACGGGTCGTCCGGTACGGCGGGTGGTGCGTGGCGCGCGGAACGCGTTCGCGCGTCCTTTTCAGCGGGCCGTCCGATGACCGGTTCGTCCTCGAACGCCGGACGGGCCGGGACGAGTGGATCGCGGCCCGGCCGGTCACCGGGGACACGGCCGTGCCGCCCGGCGGCGGGGACGGTCCGCCGGGGAGACGGGATGTCGCCGGCCCCGGCCGGGACCGGCCCGTCCCGGGGCGTGTCTCAGAAGTCGCCCGTGCGCCCGGGGGACGCCACAAGGCCGCCATGCCCCGCGCAGGGCTTCCGAAACACACCCCGGGTCGCGTCAGGCGCTGACCGCTATGCGGTCGAGCACCAGGCGGGCCGTTTCCGAGGGCGTCGAGCCGACGCGGACTCCGACCGCTTCCAGCGCCTTCTTCTTCGCCTCCGCCGTGCCCGACGAGCCCGAGACGATCGCCCCGGCGTGGCCCATCGTCTTGCCCTCGGGCGCGGTGAAGCCCGCGATGTAGCCGACCACCGGCTTTGTCACATGGTCCGCGATGTACGCCGCCGCACGCTCCTCCGCGTCGCCGCCGATCTCGCCGATGAGCACGATGAGTTCGGTGTCCGGGTCGGCCTCGAACGCGGCCAGGCAGTCGATGTGCGTCGTGCCGACGACGGGGTCTCCCCCGATGCCGACCGCCGACGAGAAGCCGATCTCGCGCAGCTCGTACATCAACTGGTACGTCAGCGTGCCCGACTTGGAGACCAGCCCGATCTTGCCGGGCTTGGTCGCGATGTCCGCCGGGATGATGCCGGCGTTGGACTGTCCGGGGCTGATGAGCCCGGGGCAGTTGGGCCCGATGATCCGGGTGTCGCTCTTCGCGGCGTACGCCTGGAAGGCGACCGCGTCATGGACGGGAATGCCCTCGGTGATCACGACGGCGAGGCCGATCCCCGCGTCGACGGCCTCCAGAACCGCCGCCTTCGCGAACGGCGGCGGCACGAAGACGACGGTGACGTCCGCGCCGGTCGCCGCGATGCCGTCGGCGACGGAGCCGAAGACGGGGACCGCCCGGCCGTCGAAGTCGACGCTCTGGCCCGCCTTGCGCGGGTTGACGCCGCCGACGACATCGGTCCCGGCCTCCAGCATCCTGCGGGTGTGCTTCATGCCCTCGGCACCGGTCATGCCCTGGACGAGGACCTTGCTCTCCTTGGTCAGGAAAATCGCCATGGTCTCTTCTCCCTCTTTCCGTTGTCCGCGTCGCCTGCTGCTGGCAGGCTCATCCGGCGTTCGCGAGTACGGCGGACTGGCGCGCGGCGCCGTCCATGGTCGTGACCTGCTCCACGAGCGGATGCGCACGGTCGGCGAGGATCGCGCGGCCCCGGGCGGCGTTGTTGCCGTCGAGGCGTACGACGAGCGGTTTGGTCAGCCGGACGGTCTCCAGCGCCTGGACGATGCCGTCGGCGACGGCGTCGCAGGCGGTGATCCCGCCGAAGACGTTGACGAACACGGACTTCACGTCGGGGTCGGACAGGATGACGGAGAGTCCGTCGGCCATGACCTGGGCCGAGGCGCCGCCGCCGATGTCGAGGAAGTTGGCGGGGCGGGCGCCGCAGCCGGCGACGACGTCGAGGGTCGACATGACGAGCCCCGCGCCGTTGCCGATGATGCCGACCTCGCCGTCGAGCTTGACGTAGTTGAGGCCCTTGGCGGCGGCTGCCGCCTCCAGCGGGTCGGCGCCCGGGTCCTCCTGGTCGTCGCCCCAACGGCTCTGGCGGAACCGGGCGTTGTCGTCCAGGGTCACTTTTCCGTCAAGTGCCAGGATGCGGCCGTCGGTTGTCCTGACGAGCGGGTTGACCTCGACCAGCAGCGCGTCCTCCTTGATCAGGACCTGCCAGAGCGACTGGAGTACGAAGGCGGTCTCCGGCGGCAGCCCGGCCGCCGCCGCGATCTCCGCCGCCTTGGCCGCGGTGACGCCCTCGGCCGGATCGACCGGGATCCGGGCCACCGCCTCGGGGCGGGTCGCCGCCACCTCCTCGATCTCCATGCCGCCCTCGGCGGACGCGATCGCGAGGAAGGTCCCCGCGGCGCGGTCGAGCACGTAACTGACGTAGAACTCGGTCTCGATGTCCACCGGTTGGGCCAGCATCACCGTGCGGACGGTGTGGCCCTTGATGTCCATCCCGAGGATCTGGCGAGCGGTCAGTTCCGCGGCGGCCGGATCGGCCGCGAGCTTCACCCCGCCGGCCTTGCCCCGGCCTCCGGTCTTCACCTGTGCCTTGACGACGACCCGGCCGCCGAGCCGCTCCGCCGCGAGGGCGGCTTCCCTCGCGAACTCGACGGTTTCGGCCTCCGGCACGGCGATGCCGTACTCCGCGAACAGGTCTCTGGCTTGGTGCTCGTACAGATCCATGCCGGCTCCCACTGCAACAGAAACGAATGAAAGTGCCGCACGCCCCCTGGACACCACCCACCGAATGCGGGATAACAAGCTTCATACAGTATTCGTCGACTGTATGCAATCCATCGCGGGAGCACTCGGGAGCACCCCCAGGAGCACCCCCGGCTCCCCTACGAAGGGACAGGACAACCTCATGCCCGACGACAGCCAGGAACTCATCTCCGGTGGTCATCTGGTCGCCAAGGCACTCAAGGCAGAAGGTGTCGAGGTCATCTACACCCTCTGCGGCGGCCACATCATCGACATCTACGACGGCTGCGTCGACGAGGGCATCGAAGTCGTCGACGTACGTCACGAGCAGGTCGCCGCCCACGCCGCCGACGGTTACGCGCGCATCACCGGCAAGCCCGGCTGCGCCGTCGTCACCGCCGGGCCGGGCACGACCGACGCCGTCACCGGTGTCGCCAACGCGTTCCGTGCCGAGTCACCCATGCTGCTCATCGGCGGCCAGGGCGCACTCACCCAGCACAAGATGGGTTCGCTGCAGGACCTGCCGCACGTGGACATGATGACGCCGATCACCAAGTTCGCGGCGACCGTCCCCGACACGGCCCGCGCGGCCGACATGGTCTCCATGGCCTTCCGGGAGTGCTACAACGGCGCTCCCGGCCCGTCCTTCCTGGAGATTCCGCGCGATGTCCTCGACGCGAAGGTCCCGGCCGACAAAGCACGCGTACCCAAAGCCGGCCAGTACCGGGCCTCGACCCGTTCGGCCGGTGACCCCGCGGCCATCGAGAAGCTCGCCGATCTGCTCGTGCACGCCGAGAAGCCGGCGATCCTGCTCGGCAGCCAGGTGTGGACCACGCGGGCCACCGACGAGGCGATCGAGCTCGTACGGACGCTGAACGTCCCCGCCTACATGAACGGCGCGGGCCGGGGCACCCTGCCTCCCGGCGACCCGCACCACTTCCAGCTCTCGCGCCGCTACGCCTTCACCAACGCCGACCTCATCATCATCGTCGGCACGCCCTTCGACTTCCGGATGGGTTACGGCAAGCGGCTCTCGCCCGACGCGACGGTCGTCCAGATCGACCTCGACTACCGCACCGTCGGCAAGAACCGCGACATCGACCTCGGCATCGTCGGCGACGCCGGCCTCGTCCTGAAGTCGGTCACCGAGGCGGCGAGCGGCCGGATCAACGGCGGCTCGGTCAAGCGCAAGGCATGGCTGGAGGAGCTGCGGGCCGCCGAGCAGACGGCGATCGAGAAGCGGCTGCCCTCGCTCAAGAAGGACAGCTCGCCGATCCACCCCTACCGGCTGGTCAGCGAGATCAACGAATTCCTCACCGAGGACTCGATCTACATCGGCGACGGCGGCGACATCGTCACCTTCTCCGGCCAGGTCGTGCAGCCCAAGTCGCCCGGCCACTGGATGGACCCGGGCCCGCTCGGCACGCTCGGTGTCGGCGTCCCCTTCGTCCTCGCGGCGAAGAAGGCGCGGCCGGACAAGGAGGTCGTGGCGCTCTTCGGTGACGGCGCCTTCTCGCTGACGGGCTGGGACTTCGAGACGCTCGTCCGCTACAACCTGCCGTTCGTGGGCATCGTCGGCAACAACTCGTCGATGAACCAGATCCGTTACGGCCAGAAGGCCAAGTACGGCGACGAGCGCGAGCGGGTCGGCAACACCCTCGGCGACGTCCACTACGACAAGTTCGCCCAGATGCTGGGCGGTTACGGCGAAGAGGTCAGGGATCCGGCCGAGATCGCACCCGCGCTCCAGCGGGCCCGCGAGTCCGGACTGCCGTCGCTGATCAACGTCTGGGTCGACCCCGACGCGTACGCCCCCGGAACCATGAACCAGACCATGTACAAGTAAGGGAGGCCATGATGACCCAGGCTCTCGAAGCCCCGGAGAACTCCCCCGACACACCGAGCACCCAGGCCCTGAGCGGCATCCGTGTCCTCGACATGACGCATGTGCAGTCCGGCCCATCGGCCACCCAGATCCTCGCCTGGCTCGGCGCGGACGTGGTGAAGGTGGAGGCACCGACGGGCGACATCACCCGTAAGCAACTGCGCGACATCCCCGATGTCGACTCGCTGTACTTCACGATGCTCAACTGCAACAAGCGCAGTGTCACGCTCAACACCAAGACCGAGCGCGGCAAGGAGATCCTGACCGAACTCATCCGCCGCTCCGACGTGATGGTCGAGAACTTCGGCCCCGGCGCGGTCGACCGGATGGGATTCACCTGGGAGAAGATCCAGGAGATCAACCCGAAGATCGTGTACGCCTCGATCAAGGGCTTCGGCGAAGGCCCGTACACCAACTTCAAGGCGTACGAGGTCGTCGCGCAGGCGATGGGCGGCTCGATGTCGACCACCGGCTTCGAGGACGGTCCGCCGCTGGCGACCGGCTCGCAGATCGGTGACTCCGGCACCGGCATGCACGCGGTGGCCGCCATCCTGGCCGCGCTCTACCAGCGCACCGCCACCGGGCGCGGGCAGCGCGTGAACGTCGCGATGCAGCACGCCGTGCTCAACCTCTGCCGGGTCAAGCTCCGTGACCAGCAGCGCCTTTCGCACGGCCCGCTGGCCGAGTACCCGAACGAGGACTTCGGCGACGCGGTCCCGCGCTCCGGCAACGCCAGCGGTGGCGGACAGCCCGGCTGGGCGGTCAAGTGCGCGCCGGGCGGCCCGAACGACTACGTGTACGTGATCGTGCAGCCGGTCGGCTGGAAGCCGGTCAGCGAGCTGATCGGCCGGCCCGAACTGGCCGACGACCCGGACTGGGCGACCCCCGAGGCCCGCCTCACCAAGCTGGGCAAGATGTTCCAGCTCATCGAGGAGTGGACCTCGACCCTCCCCAAGTGGGAGGTGCTGGAGAAGCTCAACGCGCACAACATCCCGTGCGGCCCGATCCTCTCCACCAAGGAGATCATCGAGGACCCCTCGCTCGCGGCCAACGAGATGGTCGTCGAGGTCGAGCACCCGCAGCGCGGGAGTTTCACCACGGTCGGAAGCCCGCTGAAGCTCTCCGACTCCCCCGTCCACATCACCGCATCCCCGCTGCTCGGTGAGCACAACGCGGAGGTGTACGTCGGCGAGCTCGGTCTCGGCGACGAGGAACTGCGCCTGTTGAAGACGAACGGAGTCATCTAGTGGCGGACAGCACTGCCTTCAAGCCCGACAAGGACAACGTCGACGCGATCATCAAGACCGCGCTCGCGCAGGGGCGTACGTCGCTGACCGCGCCCGAGGGCAAGGCGATCACGGACGCGTACGGGATCCCGACGCCGGGCGAGGCGCTCGCGGAGTCGGCCGACGACGCGGTGGCCGTGGCCGCCCGGATCGGTTTCCCGGTCGCGATGAAGATCGTGTCGCCGGAGATCCTGCACAAGACGGACGCGGGCGGCGTGCAGATCGGCGTCGGTTCGGCGGCCGAGGTACGGGCGGCCTTCACCACGATCGTGTCCAACGCGCGGGCGTACGACCCCAACGCGCAGATCCTGGGCGTTCAGGTGCAGCAGATGGTGCCCGCGGGCACCGAGATCCTGATCGGTACGGTCACCGACCCCACCTTCGGCAAGGTCGTGGCCTTCGGTCTCGGCGGTGTCCTGGTGGAGGTGCTGAAGGACGTCACCTTCCGGCTCGCGCCCGCCACCAAGGACGACGCGCTGTCCATGCTGGACGGCATCCGGGCCGCGGAGATCCTGCGCGGGGTACGGGGCGGTGCGGCGGTCGACCGTGACGCGCTGGCCGATCTCGTGGTGCGGGTCTCGCAGTTGGCCGCCGACTTCCCCAACATCGCGGAGGTGGACCTCAACCCGGTCTTCGCATCGGCGAGCGGGGTCATGGCGGCCGACGTACGGATCCTGCTCACCGAGGAGTTGCCGGCCGTACGGCGCACCTACTCGCGCGAGGAGATCCTCACCTCCATGCGCCGGCTCATGGAGCCGCGTTCGGTGGCGGTCATCGGTGCCTCCAACGAGGACGGCAAGATCGGCAATTCGGTTATGCGCAACCTTATCGACGGAGGTTTCGCGGGCGAGATCTACCCGGTCAATCCCAAAGCCGATGACATTCTCGGCCGCAAGGCGTACAAGAGCGTGATGGACGTTCCCGGTGAGCCTGACGTGGCGATA
The nucleotide sequence above comes from Streptomyces sp. NBC_01716. Encoded proteins:
- a CDS encoding helix-turn-helix transcriptional regulator encodes the protein MDPKDLADLAHLRRARDLIDREYARPLDVPTMARHALMSPAHFSRRFRAAYGETPYSYLMTRRIERAMALLRAGTSVTDACMTVGCTSLGSFSSRFTEIMGETPSAYAAREHGAVTAMPACLAKVLTRPTRHTPSRIREAGPEAAA
- the sucC gene encoding ADP-forming succinate--CoA ligase subunit beta, which produces MDLYEHQARDLFAEYGIAVPEAETVEFAREAALAAERLGGRVVVKAQVKTGGRGKAGGVKLAADPAAAELTARQILGMDIKGHTVRTVMLAQPVDIETEFYVSYVLDRAAGTFLAIASAEGGMEIEEVAATRPEAVARIPVDPAEGVTAAKAAEIAAAAGLPPETAFVLQSLWQVLIKEDALLVEVNPLVRTTDGRILALDGKVTLDDNARFRQSRWGDDQEDPGADPLEAAAAAKGLNYVKLDGEVGIIGNGAGLVMSTLDVVAGCGARPANFLDIGGGASAQVMADGLSVILSDPDVKSVFVNVFGGITACDAVADGIVQALETVRLTKPLVVRLDGNNAARGRAILADRAHPLVEQVTTMDGAARQSAVLANAG
- a CDS encoding VOC family protein; the encoded protein is MTIALQYSHITVNDPDEALTFYRDALGLEVRNDVASGGFRWVTLGSPTQPGLELVLSEPHAGRSKADGDALQELLTKGVLTQIVFRTDDVDATFEKVRSAGAEVLQEPIDQPWGPRDCAFRDPSGNTVRISQEPKAA
- a CDS encoding aldehyde dehydrogenase family protein, which gives rise to MAPTLILKPGTAWSDAWQQCLAIAPEAFREDHVLNLWDATWQSGGRTLPAYSAVDGSPIAGPPRLGAEAAQQAVRASLDQHRAWRHVPLAERRARVGATLDALTEHRELLALLLVWEIGKPWRLAQADVDRAIDGVRWYVDGVEPMLEGRTPLPGPVSNIASWNYPMSVLVHAMLVQALAGNAVIAKAPTDGGVACLTLAAALAVREGLPFTLVSGSGGELSEALVRSPEIGCVSFVGGRDTGARIATTVADLGKRHILEQEGLNTWGVWNHSDWDALTAVIPKLFDYGKQRCTAYPRFVVQRSLFADFLGAYLPAVRSIRLGHPLAVEHPDDPLPELDFGPLINAAKVKELDDQVAEAIDRGAVPIHHGSLADGRFLPGQDTSAYLAPVTLLGPPPSSPLHHAEPFGPVDTIVLVDTEAELLAAMNASNGALAATLATDDPETYARLSPQIRAFKVGHGRPRSRGDRDELFGGFGHSWRGAFVGGELLVKAVTNGPDGERPPGNFPDYHLMP
- the frc gene encoding formyl-CoA transferase is translated as MTQALEAPENSPDTPSTQALSGIRVLDMTHVQSGPSATQILAWLGADVVKVEAPTGDITRKQLRDIPDVDSLYFTMLNCNKRSVTLNTKTERGKEILTELIRRSDVMVENFGPGAVDRMGFTWEKIQEINPKIVYASIKGFGEGPYTNFKAYEVVAQAMGGSMSTTGFEDGPPLATGSQIGDSGTGMHAVAAILAALYQRTATGRGQRVNVAMQHAVLNLCRVKLRDQQRLSHGPLAEYPNEDFGDAVPRSGNASGGGQPGWAVKCAPGGPNDYVYVIVQPVGWKPVSELIGRPELADDPDWATPEARLTKLGKMFQLIEEWTSTLPKWEVLEKLNAHNIPCGPILSTKEIIEDPSLAANEMVVEVEHPQRGSFTTVGSPLKLSDSPVHITASPLLGEHNAEVYVGELGLGDEELRLLKTNGVI
- a CDS encoding thiamine pyrophosphate-binding protein, whose protein sequence is MPDDSQELISGGHLVAKALKAEGVEVIYTLCGGHIIDIYDGCVDEGIEVVDVRHEQVAAHAADGYARITGKPGCAVVTAGPGTTDAVTGVANAFRAESPMLLIGGQGALTQHKMGSLQDLPHVDMMTPITKFAATVPDTARAADMVSMAFRECYNGAPGPSFLEIPRDVLDAKVPADKARVPKAGQYRASTRSAGDPAAIEKLADLLVHAEKPAILLGSQVWTTRATDEAIELVRTLNVPAYMNGAGRGTLPPGDPHHFQLSRRYAFTNADLIIIVGTPFDFRMGYGKRLSPDATVVQIDLDYRTVGKNRDIDLGIVGDAGLVLKSVTEAASGRINGGSVKRKAWLEELRAAEQTAIEKRLPSLKKDSSPIHPYRLVSEINEFLTEDSIYIGDGGDIVTFSGQVVQPKSPGHWMDPGPLGTLGVGVPFVLAAKKARPDKEVVALFGDGAFSLTGWDFETLVRYNLPFVGIVGNNSSMNQIRYGQKAKYGDERERVGNTLGDVHYDKFAQMLGGYGEEVRDPAEIAPALQRARESGLPSLINVWVDPDAYAPGTMNQTMYK
- the sucD gene encoding succinate--CoA ligase subunit alpha gives rise to the protein MAIFLTKESKVLVQGMTGAEGMKHTRRMLEAGTDVVGGVNPRKAGQSVDFDGRAVPVFGSVADGIAATGADVTVVFVPPPFAKAAVLEAVDAGIGLAVVITEGIPVHDAVAFQAYAAKSDTRIIGPNCPGLISPGQSNAGIIPADIATKPGKIGLVSKSGTLTYQLMYELREIGFSSAVGIGGDPVVGTTHIDCLAAFEADPDTELIVLIGEIGGDAEERAAAYIADHVTKPVVGYIAGFTAPEGKTMGHAGAIVSGSSGTAEAKKKALEAVGVRVGSTPSETARLVLDRIAVSA